In Aurantimicrobium minutum, the DNA window GCACATGGGCAACATTGCTGAAATGAAGACCGGTGAAGGTAAGACGCTTGTTGCAACCCTTCCTGCCTACCTCAACGCGATTGCTGGTCGCGGTGTTCACGTTGTTACCGTGAACGACTACCTAGCTAGCTACCAGTCTGAACTCATGGGTCGCGTATTCCGTGCCCTGGGCATGACCACCGGTGTGATCACCGCAGGTCAGCAGCCAGCTGTTCGTCGTGAACAGTACCTGTGCGACATTACGTATGGCACCAACAACGAGTTTGGTTTTGATTACCTGCGCGACAACATGGCCTGGAGTGCTGCTGACAAGGTTCAGCGCGGACATTTCTTTGCCATCGTCGATGAGGTGGACTCCATCCTCATCGATGAGGCTCGTACACCTCTGATTATTTCTGGACCTGCCTCTGGTGAAGCCAACCGCTGGTTCACCGAGTTTGCCAAGATTGCCACCACACTCGAGCCCGGTGTTGACTACGAAGTTGACGAAAAGAAGCGCACCGTTGGTGTTCTTGAGCCAGGTATTGAAAAGGTTGAGGACTACCTCGGAATTGACAACCTCTACGAGTCTGCAAACACCCCACTTATTTCGTTCTTGAACAACTCCATCAAGGCGGTTGCCCTGTTCAAGCGGGACAAAGACTATGTCGTCATGAACGGTGAAGTTCTCATCGTTGATGAGCACACCGGTCGTATTCTTGCTGGTCGCCGATACAACGAAGGTATTCACCAGGCCATCGAAGCCAAGGAAGGCGTCGAGGTCAAGGCAGAAAACCAGACCTTGGCTACAGTGACCTTGCAGAACTACTTCCGTATGTACGAGAAGATCTCCGGTATGACCGGTACGGCTGAAACTGAAGCCGGCGAATTCATGAGCACCTACAAGATTGGTGTGGTTCCTATCCCCACCAACAAGCCCATGCAGCGCATTGACCAGCCTGACCTGGTTTACAAAAACGAAGTCATCAAGTTTGAACAGGTCGCTAACGACATCGCTGAGCGTCACGCCAAAGGCCAGCCAGTCCTGGTTGGAACCACCTCGGTTGAAAAGAGCGAATACCTCTCTAAGCTTCTAGCCAAGAAGGGCATTCGTCACGAGGTCCTCAACGCCAAGAACCACGCCCGTGAAGCAGCAATCGTTGCTCAGGCAGGTCGTTTGGGTGCAGTCACCGTGGCAACCAACATGGCTGGTCGTGGTACCGACATCATGCTCGGTGGTAACGCTGAGCACCTCACCGTATCGGAACTGGCATCTCAGGGACTGAACCCTTTAGAAACACCAGAAGAATACGAAGCCGCCTGGGAAGCAGCCTTCTCCAAGGTCAAAGCACGTGTTCAGGAAGAAGCTGACAAGGTTGTTGCCGTTGGTGGCCTCTACGTTCTTGGAACCGAACGCCACGAATCTCGTCGAATCGACAACCAGCTTCGTGGACGTTCAGGTCGTCAGGGTGACCCTGGTGAAAGCCGCTTCTATCTCTCCCTGACTGATGACCTGATGCGCATGTTCAATTCGGGTGCTGCAGAAGCCATCATGACCCGTAGCAACATCCCAGATGACACCGCCATTGAGTCCTCGATTGTGAGTCGTGCTATTCGCTCTGCTCAGTCTCAGGTGGAAGCTCGTAATGCTGAAATGCGTAAGAACGTTCTCAAATACGATGACGTTCTCAACCGCCAGCGTGAAGCAATCTATGCTGACCGTGCTCACATCCTCGAAGGCGATGACCTCCAGGATCGTGTTCACAAGTTCCTTGAAGATGTCATCGACGAGGTTCTGGCTGCTCACACCAGCGAAGGTAACGGTGATGACTGGGACTTCGACGCTCTCTGGGCAGAGCTGAAGACCATCTACCCTGTCTCGATCACGATCGACGAAGTAATCCAGGAAGCTGGCAACAAGGGTCGTGTGAACAAGGAGTTCATGCGTCGCGAAATCCAGTCAGATGCTCTCCTGGCATACAAGCGCCGTGAAGAATCTCTCGGCTCCACCGCAATGCGTGAACTGGAGCGCCGTGTTGTTCTTTCCGTGGTGGACCGCCGTTGGCGTGACCACCTCTACGAGATGGACTACCTCAAGGACGGTATTGGTCTTCGCGCCATGGCTCAGCGTGACCCACTGGTCGAGTACCAGCGTGAAGGCTTTGCCCTTTACCAGGGAATGATGGCGTCCATCAAGGCTGAATCTGTCGGCTTCTTGTTCAATCTCGAAGTTCAGGTCAACGCTGCTGAAGGCGATCCAGAACACCCCAGCATTGCCGCTAAGGGCCTGGGCCAAGCTGACGACGCAAACACTCAGCTGAGCTACACCGCACCGTCAGAAGACGGTCACGTGGAGGTTCGTGACGAGCGTGGACGTGTTGAGCAGGCAGAAACTGCTCGTGCCCAGCAGGCAGCTGACAACGGACGCCAGATTGTTCCCGAAAATAATCGTCCAACCGGTCCAACCGGTCCAACCGTCGGATCTCGTGGTGCGTTCGGTCAGCAGACCGGTGGAGCGCCAGCCGGTAACCGGGCTGAACGTCGCAAGAAGAAGAAAAAGTAACACCTTTTTCTTTCTCCTTGGCAAGTAACTCCAGGGCTAAGCTTCTGCCATGGAGAATGATTGGCTGTTGCTTCTGTGGTTGTCGCCACTGATAGTCGTGATGATCATTTTCGATCTCAAAGCTCGCAATTATGGCAAGAAGGTTCTCCACCTTCCCAAACGTGAATATGTCAGTCTTCTCTGGCTGGCCATTTTTGACCCTGTTTTTGAAGTGCTCTTTATTGGAATCGTGCTCTGGGATGACCTCACCAAAGACCCGCTTCACTGGGCTGCTGGAGGAATCGGTGTTGTTTGTGGCTACATCTTTGCTCGCTATCGAACACGAATTATGTGGGTTCGCCCACTCCCAGAGAAAAAAGCTGTGGTCGTGCGAAACAGCGGAGCCGAGTACCTGGCCTTAGTTTTCCTTGTTGTCGTAAAAACGGTGTCGGAGAACAGCACCTTTTCCAACTATGCGGTGAGCCTCTTAATCACGGCTGGTCTGTTGTTGATCGTGAGCGAATCAGCATTTCGCGTTGGCATGCTCTTTGTTCGATACAACAAAGAAAAACCCGTACTGGTTTAGAGAACGTGGATTGCGGTCGCACGCCACCTTCCATCAATACCTTCGAGCCTGATCGCTATTGAACGTGTGCGGGCTTTGCCATGGACAATTACAACTGATTCCACCACACCATCGGTGGGGTTAGTAATCATGGTGCGGCCAAGACCAAAGGTCGGGCGCACCGCAGGCATCTTCTTTACGGCTCGCGCACGGCGGGAAATATGCACCCGCTTGAGAAGGGTGCGATACACCTCATCGCTGACCCAGCGAGCTATCTGGTCCAGCTCGCGGCAGCCGGCGAGAATTTCCATGACGGAGCGTGCAAGGTTTTCAACCATGGGCTGCGGGTCGGGAAGTGCGCACGTAGCGGTCGGCTGGTACCCAAAGTAGTCATCCTGGTCGAAGAGGGAACTGCGTGTGTTGAGAGCTTGTGCTGGAGTCATGGAAACACTTTGTCACAGTAAATAGACCAAAAGTCTATTTCTCAGGAAAGATGTGGATAACTCCAGCAGATTCTCAGCTTCGGTTCCTACCTTCGCTCACTATGACCTTAGATAACCTCTTTCATGATTTAGAAAGTCAGCTCGAGCGAGAACTGGATGCAGAAGTGCTCAACCGCCTCGAAGATGAGGAGCGCGAGAGACGTTCTAAGCTGACGCTTCGAGACCGCCTGATCGCACTCCAAGGCACTCAAGAGAAAATTACGATTTCACTCAATATGAAGGACGGTCGTGAAATATCTGGCTCAATCAAGAACGTGGGCAAAGACTGGACCGCGCTCGAGGTTGAATACCCACAGGAACTCCAGGGAGCACTCATCATTGCCTTGCAGGCAGTGAGATCACTTCGAATTCCTAACGAACTTGAAAGATTCAGCCTAGGTAATCAGGTTGGCGAGGTCACAGATAGCGCTTTGGAAGCTCTTTCCTCACGCCCCCGACTTGCTCAGAAAGTCAACCTGGCATTCGTAATGCGAGACATTGGCCGCAGACGCAAGCCTGTTTATCTCTACACAGTTGCAGAAACATTCCGAGGAACAATCGATCATGTGGGGCATGACCACCTTGATCTGCGCACATCACAGGGAATGATCATCTGCGCCATGAATGAGGTTCTCTACGTCCGTATCGAATGAGCACTATGAACTTCAGGAAAAAAAGAAGAAGGGCTTCCCGACAAATTCGGGAAGCCTTTCTTGAACGGGAAGCTTTAGAAATCAGTGATGTTGTTAGCTGAGGCCAAAGATGAGTTGTTCCACATCGCGCTGCGACGAGAATTCTCGTATTGCTCAGCAATAAACAGCTCAAGTATGTCGTGTTCTATTCGCCAAGGACCGCGGCTCCCCACTTGGAAAGCTTGAAGCTCACCAGAGTTGATGAGTTCATGCACATCGGTAAGAGAAACTCTCAAGAGTTCTGCTGCTTCGGTCGCGGTAAGAAAACGGTCAGTATTCAAGTCAGTAGAGCCATAATCATTCATGTTCCCAGACTAGGAAAATACGACGCTCAAAAACCTGGCAGAGAACAATCTGTGGATAACTTTCTCGAGCACTTGAACGCTTTCGAGAAGATTCTTCTCATGACTCACACAAAGACACGTCGCCTCGACATGCGACTCTTCATCGGATTAGCGCTCGTTGTGGGCGCAGCACTGGGGGGCTTTGCTCTCGTCACGGCAACAGAGAGCACCACTGCAGTCTATGTTGCCTCAAAAACGCTCACACCAGGCCACGTCCTCGACAAGAACGACCTCGTTCTCACAGATGTAAAGCTTGGTAGCTCTGGAACCTCCTACCTCACCGCAAACGCCTTCACCCCTGGATCTGTGGTCACCAAAGCCGTTGGTGCTGGGGAGCTTGTTCCGGTCAGCGCAGTGGGAACAGCCAAGCATGTTGCCACCACGAATGTGGTGGTCCAGCTTGACGTTCCACTTGCGTCAGAAGCAGTGGTTGGCTCTTCAGTGGATGTCTGGGCATCGATGGCTGTAGGGCAGGGCGTCTTTGGCCCACCATCTGTCATCATCTCTGGTGCTCAGATTGCACACATCACCGAGGCAACCGGTTTGGCAGCATCTAACGGGGGAGTGCGGGTCGAACTCGTGGTCCCACAAAACAAGGTTGCTGCTCTCCTAGAGTCTCAAGCCAATGGTGATGCTCTTTCCCTCGTCCCAACCCGCGGGAAGAGCTCATGAGCCTGCTCATTGCTGTGTGGGGGCCAACGGGAGCACCAGGTCGAACCACCGTTGCCATCAATCTGGCAGCTGAGCTAGCTGAATTGCGGCAATCAGTGCTACTGATTGATGCTGATACCTATGGCGGAGCCATTGCTCCCACACTCGGCATCATCGATGAAGCTGCAGGTTTTGCTGCAGCATGCCGCTTGGCAGAGTCAGGGACACTCACAGCACAGGACATAGAAAACCTCACTCACCCCGTGTCAACCTCAGTAGGAGACTTACGTGTTCTCTCTGGGATAACCAGAACAGACAGGTGGCCTGAGCTCACAGCAGAGCGGGTGAAGCTGGTGTTGACCTGCGCTACAGAAACTTTTGATGCGGTGGTTGTTGATGTGGGGTTCAATCTGGAAACAGATGAAGAGATCACAAGTGATCTCTTTGCGCCCCGGCGCAACGCGGCAACACTCACAGTGTTGAAACACGCTGATTGCATTGTGGAGGTTGCAAGTGCTGATGCACTGGGTATTGCCAGGTTTATCCGTGCCCACGATGTCCTCGTTGACTTGTTTCCGCAGTCACTGCGTTTGATTGTGGTCAATAAGGTCAGACCTGGATTAGATCCCAGAGGTAGTTCTCACGCGGCAGAAACACTGAGCCGTTTTGCTGGTCTGCATGACGTTTACGAGCTCCCTCTGGATGAGAAAGCACTAAATGCGAGTTATGCAAGTGGAAAACTGTTGAGTATGTCGGCTCACACGAGCAAGCTACGCAAGAGGTTTGTTGAGATTGCTGGCGTGCTTTCACACAGCGCGCCTGTTACTGGGCAGAAGAAGAACCGATTCTCTCGTCCAAGAAAGCAAGCGTTTGCGTCAATGCCGTTTGAGCAGCATCAAGATTCAGCCTGAATTGATATTCATGCGGAAGTGGCGGTGTGTAGTCATCCGGCCAGAACAGCTCCGTGACGTTCACGCCTAGTGACTGTAGCTTTGCAGCGAAAGGCTTAGAGTTATCCGCCGTGAGTGGATCAGCATTACCGCCAGAGATATAGGTTGCCGGGAACTTTCCATCCACGTGGTGAATGGTGGACATTTCAGCAACAGCTGCGGAGTTAGCCAGATCTCGGTCTCCTGTGTAGGCCCACAGCGATGCGTCATCACCCCAGCCCAAGATTCCCTTTTGTCCCAGAAGTGACGTCACTTCATATACGCCACAGTTAAGAACAACACCTTGGAGTTGCTCCGGTGAGAGAGCAGGAGTGATCTTCATTCCAGCGGCATAGGAAGCTTTAGTGATGATTGTGGCCAGTTGGCTGGTGAGCTGTGCACCGGCAGAGTCACCAGCGAGCACAATTGCATCAGGATTGATGTGGAATTTGTCTGCGTTCTCCAGCAAAAACTTGTGTGCTTGGTTGAGTTCAAAAACTGCAGTGGGATACTGCGCTTCAGGCCCATAGGTGTAGTTGAGCCCGACAACTGTGTAACCCTTAGAAGCCAATATTTCAAAGTAACTGCGGTCATTGGACTTGTTACCTGAAATCCATGCGCCACCGTGAGTCCAAATCACGGTTCCGAGCGGTTCCGTTGTCCCAGTGGGATAAAACACGTCTAGTTGCGTAAAGCTCGATGGTGTGACGTAAGGCTCAGTTGAGCCTTCGGCATATTGCACATCAAGCACTGAATCAACACCGCTGGTGGGCGCATAGGGTTCCATGATGGCCGCTACTTTTTTCGCGCCATCTTGGAACACCTGGCGAATAATCAAAGCACTGGGCCAAGGGCTTACCGTAAATGCCACAACAGTCACCACCACAATCCCGGCGAGAACAGCTAGTGTCCGCCACAACCACTTCTTACGCATGACTCTAGGCTAGAGGTATGTCGACTCTCAGCAACATCATGGAAGCCCAAGGAATTGGCTCAGCCGCCGATATTGAATGGCTTCACATGCTTATTGGTGACTGGCAGCTCATCGCTGACCTCGCCTTTGCCGACATTGTGTTGTGGGCACCAACCTCTGACGGATCTTTCGTTGCAGTCTCACATGCCCGCCCCTCTAGCTCGGCAACACTGTTTTATCGCGACTTTGTGGGCCAAAAAATTAAAGCGGAGTGGCGTGCTCAGGTCAGTGAAGCCTATGAAACTTCTGCCATTATCGAATCTTCTTCACCTGCGTGGTACGAAGAAACCCCGACACGAGTTCGTGCCGTTCCGGTCGTGCGACGTGTCCGCCAGGGATCAAGCGACCCGGCACCAACAAGCCCTATTGCTGTCATCTCCCTTCACACAAATCTGTCCGAGAGTCGCTCTCCCAGTAGGCAGGAATTGACTTTCAATTCCTGCGCCAATGATCTCTTCGACATGATTGCCACAGGTGATTTCCCAGACTTAGATGCAGCACCCTCACCGAGGCGTGGTGCACCGCGTGCCACAGATGGTTTGATCCGTCTGGATGTCGACGGTGTGGTCACCTTCGCCAGCCCCAACGCACTTTCTGCTTTCAACCGCATCGGCTTTAATGATGAGCTCGAGGGTGAAACCCTCGCAGAGGTCACTACTCGTGTTTTGACCGGAAAAATCAACGTCGATGAGTCATTACCCGTCGTTGTCACCGGTCGTGCACCGTGGCGGGCAGATATTGAAGCCAGGGGAGTAACCATCTCTCTTCGCACAATCCCTATTCGCCACCTCGGTGAGCGAACCGGAGCGATTGTGCTCTGCCGTGATGTCACGGAGCTTCGAAATCAAGAGATGGAACTCATCACCAAAGATGCAACCATCCGCGAGATTCACCATCGTGTGAAGAACAACCTACAAACGGTGGCATCGCTGTTGCGTATCCAAGCACGCAGAACACAGTCTGACGAAGCACGTGAAGCACTTACCCAGGCAATGCGACGCGTTGCCTCGATCGCAGTGGTCCACGACACGTTGTCTGAGGGCCTGAGTCAAAATGTGGACTTCGATGATGTCTTCAACCGAGTGCTGATGCTCAGCGCTGAAGTTGCCGCCATTCATGGCACCACCGTTCACCCCAGACTTTCTGGAAGCTTCGGTGTTCTGCCAAGTGAATATGCCACCCCGCTGGCACTTGCTCTTACAGAGCTAGTGACCAATGCAGTTGAGCACGGCCTTGCAGGCCGTGAGGGAACAGTCATCATTGAAGCCAACCGCACTGATGAAGCTCTCAGCGTTCACATCGTTGATAACGGAACGGGCCTACCAGAAGGTGAAATCGGTGATGGCCTGGGTACACAGATTGTGAAAACACTCATCCAAGGCGAGCTCAGTGGCAGTATCGAATGGGGCCCAGCTCCTGAGGGTGGTACTGATGTGTCTATTGAAGTTCCTCTGAGGTTTGTAAACCTGTCTTAGCAACGTTGAGAGGCTTTACTCAGCATCTTCGCTAAACTACAAGTGCAATGGATGACCCCCCGCGAGCCCGAAACCACGACATAATTCTGTCTCACTCACGCCGAGAGCGTGGTGGTCTTGGTGGCTAGCGAATGGATTGCATTCGGTTTTGGTCTTTTGCTGACAGTGGGAACCGGTTTCTTTGTTGCAGCAGAGTTTGCCCTGGTCAATCTCGATCGTCCTGAACTTGAGGCGCAGAGGGAGCGAGGCGTCAAAGGTCTCAGCATGACGATCAAGGCGCTGACAATCACGTCAACGCATCTTTCCAGTGCTCAACTAGGTATCACCCTCACCACGCTGCTCACTGGTTTCTTGATGGAACCAGCACTCTCTGCATTGTTGTTCCAGCCACTTTCAGCACTGGGCTGGAATGAGGCAGTCATTAGAACCGTTGCAGGTGTGAGTGCTGTGGTTATTGCCACAGTGCTCTCCATGATTATTGGTGAACTCGTCCCGAAGAACTTTGCCTTGGCAATTCCTCAAGCAACTGCCAAAGTAGTTATCCCTTTTCAAACCGCGTTCACGTTTCTATTCAAACCTGTTATTGCTTTCCTCAACGGATTATCCAATTCGGTATTGCGAGGATTCGGTTTAGAACCCAAGGAGGAGCTCTCCGGGGCTCGTTCTGCTGAGGAACTCTCTTCACTTCTGCGACGGTCAGCTAGTGAGGGTGCTCTGGAAGCTGATACGGCAACCCTGCTGGGCAAGACTCTTGCATTCAGCGAGCTCTCCGCCAGTGACGTCATGACCCCGCGCTTGCGCATTGAATCTTTAGAACCAGGAGATTCAGCTCGAGCAGTTCTTGAGTTGGCCCGGAAAACGGGATTCTCCCGTTTTCCCGTGGCCGAAGACAGTCTCGATGATGTCGTTGGCGTTGTTCACGTCAAGAACGCTATCTCAGTGCCCCGAGAACGACGCAGCGAGGTTCCCGTCTCCGCACTCATGAGTGAGCCATTACGTGTTCCAGACACGATGTCTCTTGATGCACTCTTGGCCGAATTACGTGGCAAGGGCCTTCAAATGGCCATGGTTGTCGATGAATACGGTGGCACGGCAGGAATTGCCACACTCGAAGACCTCGTTGAAGAGCTCGTGGGAGAAGTCGCCGATGAGCACGACCGTTCTCGTGCAGGAGTAGTCTCCACCGCTGAATATCTCTCTTTCCCAGGATCACTGAGACCAGATGAACTCGAAGAGCGCGCTGGGATTACCGTTCCTGAAAACGATAATTACGAAACCGTAGCCGGTTTCGTCATGAGTGAATTAGGTCGTATCCCCGAACAAGGAGACACGGTCCAAGTTCCCGAAGGAGAGTTCAAGGTTGTTCGCATGGACGGACGCCGCATTGATCGTCTTCGTTTCACACCACTACCTCCCAAGGAGGGCGGTGAGAGCGATGAGTGATTGGGCTGGACTGATTTGGCTAGTTGTTCTTCTAGCCGTCAATGCCTTCTTCGTTGCTGCAGAGTTTGCAGTGATCTCTGCGAGGCGCTCTCAAATTGAACCACTTGCTCAAAAGGGCAAAGCTTCGGCAAAGACAGCTCTTTATGCTATGGAGCACGTCAGCCTGATGTTGGCAACCAGCCAATTGGGTATCACGGTTGCTTCGCTGCTTATTTTGAACGTGTCAGAACCTGCTATTCACCACCTCATGGAGTTGGCACTTTCTGGAACTGGTATGGCGCCAGGCTGGATTTCCGCCATTAGCTTCACTATCGCCCTGGTGTTGGTGACGTTCCTGCACGTGATCTTCGGTGAAATGGTTCCCAAGAACGCCTCGTTCTCAGTTCCAGACAAAGCCATCTTGTTATTGGCCCCGCCCTTGGTGTTTATTGCTCGGGTTGTGAAGCCCGTTATCTGGGTGATGAACGAAATAGCCAACGGAGTTCTCCGCCTGTTCAAAGTGCAACCCAGGGAAGAAGCAAACAGTGTGTTTACCCTCAACGAGGTGGCAACCATTGTTTCCCACTCCACTCGTGAGGGAACCATCGACGACAGTTCAGGAACTCTCTCTGCAGCTTTTGAATTCACCACCAAAAAAGCCGGAGACATTAAAGTTTCACTGGACAATCTCGTCACTCTGAGCGAAAGTTCCACGGTCAGTGAGCTTGAACAAGCAGTGGCAAAATATGGCTTCTCTCGCTACGTCATCAGTGATGCACAACACGAACCAATTGGGTATATCCACCTCAAAGACGTGCTCACCTATGACGATGACGTTTCTGAAGCAGGAACACACACTGGTCCCATCAAAACCAAGCGGATTCGACAGCTCGCTTCGGTCAGTGAATCCACTGACCTCGAAGATGTCTTGGCTCAACTGCAGCGCACGGGGATCCACATTGCTCGCGTTGTTGATGCCAATGGAGAAACAACAGGTGTGCTGTTCCTCGAGGACATCATTGAAGAACTTGTGGGCGAAGTAAACGACGCTACGCGTCGTTGGTAGTTCTTCCCCAAATGAACAAGACTGAGAACATGGAACATATCGGCGAATGGGGAGCGGCTGACGCAGCTGCTCACATTCGTATTCCCACGCCACAAGACAACAAGTACTCACATGGGGTTCTCGGAGTTGTCACAGGTTCGGCGACCTATCCAGGTGCTGCTGTTCTGGGTGTAGAGGCAGCCCACCGCACAGGCATTGGCATGGTGAGATTCCTCGGCGAAAAAGAACCTGCATCGTTGGTTTTGTCCAGGCGGCCTGAAACAGTGACTGTTTCTGGGGCCGTCGACGCGTGGCTCGTCGGCTCTGGCATGGAGTCAGACCCATATTTCAATCCCGAGCTGCCAGATCTTGCTCGTGCGTGTTTAGGGTTGCAACCCGTGGTCATGGATGCTGGCGGACTGGCTTTATTGGACAAAGTATCTGCGCCAGCTGTCATTACTCCACACGAGGGCGAACTGGAGCGACTCGTTCCTCAAGGTGAAGACTCCAATGAAGACTGGGCAGCACGGGCAGCTGATGAACTCGGTGTCGTGGTCGTTCTCAAAGGGTTCGAAACAATCATTGCTTCGCCAGAACTTGAATCCGGTGGCAGGTTTATCACTCGGGTGACATCACCAACAACGTGGTTAGCCACAGCGGGAACAGGCGATGTTCTAGCTGGAATCATTGCCGCCATTGTTGCTACGCATAGCCACAATCGAGTTCCGCATCTCACGGAGCTAGCTGAGTACGCAGCTACGGGTGTTTATCTTCATAGTCAAGCAGGACTTCGTGCTGCACAGCAGGGTCCATTTCCTGCGCTAGAAATTGCTGATCAGGT includes these proteins:
- a CDS encoding ADP-dependent NAD(P)H-hydrate dehydratase encodes the protein MEHIGEWGAADAAAHIRIPTPQDNKYSHGVLGVVTGSATYPGAAVLGVEAAHRTGIGMVRFLGEKEPASLVLSRRPETVTVSGAVDAWLVGSGMESDPYFNPELPDLARACLGLQPVVMDAGGLALLDKVSAPAVITPHEGELERLVPQGEDSNEDWAARAADELGVVVVLKGFETIIASPELESGGRFITRVTSPTTWLATAGTGDVLAGIIAAIVATHSHNRVPHLTELAEYAATGVYLHSQAGLRAAQQGPFPALEIADQVSHVVHELIAQGSTS